The Primulina huaijiensis isolate GDHJ02 chromosome 12, ASM1229523v2, whole genome shotgun sequence genome has a window encoding:
- the LOC140989195 gene encoding uncharacterized protein, which yields MGRSPCCAKVGLRRGPWSTKEDTLLTTFIQENGEGQWRSLPKKAGLLRCGKSCRLRWMNYLRPGIKRGNISQDEEDLIVRLHGLLGNRWSLIAGRLPGRTDNEIKNYWNTYLLKKLNNAGIHPKPHKDLPKPPKVKKAAAATATVVKKPKKLKKVENVEADNKVGHDTEHLQKTKVYLPKAIRISPAFSTADSLDSLLSGFSSSDGAEPAAQGGGRKVEASFVPMAWPEVGDYEVCGGDDDFLGGYCVLPLPQSDASSDAHMLDQVYEDYLQLL from the exons ATGGGAAGATCCCCTTGTTGCGCAAAAGTGGGGTTGAGGAGAGGACCCTGGTCTACCAAGGAAGATACTCTGCTAACTACTTTCATCCAAGAAAATGGAGAAGGCCAATGGAGATCTCTCCCTAAGAAAGCtg GGTTGCTGAGATGTGGGAAGAGCTGCAGATTGAGGTGGATGAATTATCTGCGGCCAGGTATTAAGCGAGGAAACATCAGCCAAGATGAGGAGGATTTGATCGTGAGGCTGCACGGCCTGTTGGGCAACCGATGGTCCCTAATCGCCGGAAGATTGCCAGGTCGAACGGACAATGAGATCAAGAACTACTGGAATACCTATCTTCTCAAGAAACTCAACAATGCCGGCATCCACCCTAAACCTCACAAGGACTTACCCAAACCACCCAAAGTCAAGAAAGCAGCCGCCGCCACCGCGACAGTCGTTAAGAAACCAAAGAAGCTGAAAAAGGTTGAGAATGTCGAAGCCGATAACAAAGTTGGTCATGATACTGAGCATCTTCAGAAGACCAAAGTTTACTTGCCCAAAGCCATTAGGATATCTCCGGCTTTCTCGACTGCTGACAGCCTTGACAGCCTGTTGAGTGGGTTTTCGAGTAGCGATGGCGCCGAGCCGGCAGCGCAGGGTGGTGGCAGGAAGGTGGAAGCGTCTTTCGTGCCGATGGCTTGGCCGGAGGTTGGTGACTATGAAGTTTGCGGCGGCGACGACGATTTTCTGGGAGGCTATTGCGTTCTGCCTCTACCTCAATCGGATGCTTCCAGTGATGCGCATATGTTGGACCAAGTCTACGAGGATTATCTGCAACTTCTTTAG